The Acidianus manzaensis genome has a window encoding:
- the cas4 gene encoding CRISPR-associated protein Cas4 — translation MIVEYLTKLKLQDYLSHQKENDTFYVTDLLRCPLKISFEEKYKELAISEVYTPATILGDLVHKGLESLDKIGDYKVNAEVEGKKDIQLLEENRKITIKGRADIILENEKEKIIVEIKSARADKGLPHKHHLMQLQIYLWLFSINKGILLYITPDRITEFEVNNPLDDASIIKLVQENLNLSPSPRFPWECEYCTFSILCPNKKR, via the coding sequence ATGATCGTTGAATACTTAACAAAATTAAAATTGCAGGATTATTTATCTCACCAGAAAGAAAATGATACTTTTTATGTTACGGATTTACTTAGATGTCCTTTAAAAATATCTTTTGAAGAAAAATATAAAGAATTAGCTATTTCTGAAGTTTATACTCCAGCAACCATACTAGGTGATTTAGTTCATAAAGGCTTAGAATCTTTAGATAAGATAGGAGATTACAAAGTAAACGCTGAAGTTGAAGGTAAGAAGGATATTCAATTATTAGAAGAAAATAGAAAAATTACTATCAAGGGAAGAGCTGATATAATTTTGGAAAATGAAAAAGAAAAAATAATAGTAGAAATAAAAAGTGCTAGAGCAGATAAAGGTCTTCCACATAAGCATCACTTAATGCAATTACAAATATATTTATGGTTATTTAGTATTAACAAAGGAATTCTTTTATATATTACTCCAGATAGAATTACAGAATTTGAAGTTAATAACCCACTTGACGACGCTTCTATTATAAAACTAGTTCAAGAGAATCTTAATCTATCTCCTTCACCTAGATTTCCATGGGAATGTGAGTATTGTACTTTTTCGATATTATGCCCAAATAAGAAAAGATAG
- the thiD gene encoding bifunctional hydroxymethylpyrimidine kinase/phosphomethylpyrimidine kinase, translating into MRTRPVAMTIAGSDSGGGAGLQADLKTFTTLGVLGTTIVTSLTAQNTFEVTKVLEVPPDFIEAQFDTVMKDLSPKYAKTGMLASKKVIQIVKKKVEEYKINLILDPVMIAKSGASLVTEDIIPDLLDLSKRSILITPNRFEAEKLSSYKINDFDDLRKVAKHLYNTLSTNIVVKGGEAFNGKDIAIVDGEEIELSGEEIQTKNTHGSGDVFSASITAYLAKGDNLKDAIMKAKSFTNFAIKYSLDLGKGYGPVDPFANAERQIDQEIAREELEQLLYYIEKENNKIKYLIDENDKGNIGYLTPYGDFATLAGGIIRYLDWLKLDGPILINWKNNTILEALKRSNKKIGFLVSPTEVLRASEESRIRLSESGIDSDAMIIQGKVVIFADNVEEMKKKLEVILK; encoded by the coding sequence ATGAGAACAAGACCAGTAGCAATGACAATAGCTGGAAGTGATTCAGGTGGTGGAGCAGGTCTACAAGCAGATCTAAAAACTTTTACTACACTTGGTGTTCTAGGAACTACTATTGTAACTAGTTTAACAGCGCAAAATACTTTTGAAGTAACTAAAGTATTGGAAGTACCTCCAGATTTTATTGAGGCCCAATTTGATACTGTTATGAAAGATCTATCTCCTAAGTATGCAAAAACTGGAATGTTAGCTTCAAAAAAAGTAATACAGATAGTAAAGAAAAAAGTTGAAGAATACAAAATTAATCTAATTCTTGATCCAGTTATGATAGCCAAATCAGGTGCATCATTGGTAACTGAAGATATAATTCCAGATTTATTAGATTTATCGAAAAGATCGATATTAATAACTCCAAATAGATTTGAAGCAGAAAAATTATCATCCTATAAAATAAATGATTTTGATGACTTGAGAAAAGTGGCTAAACATTTGTATAATACGTTATCCACTAATATTGTAGTTAAAGGTGGAGAAGCCTTTAATGGAAAAGATATTGCAATAGTAGATGGAGAGGAAATTGAATTAAGTGGAGAGGAAATTCAAACTAAAAATACTCATGGTAGTGGAGACGTATTTTCTGCATCTATAACTGCATATCTAGCTAAAGGAGATAATCTAAAAGACGCAATAATGAAGGCAAAGAGTTTTACAAATTTTGCAATAAAATATTCTTTGGATCTAGGAAAGGGCTATGGTCCAGTTGATCCTTTTGCTAATGCAGAAAGACAAATTGATCAAGAAATTGCAAGAGAAGAATTAGAACAATTATTATATTACATAGAAAAAGAAAATAATAAAATAAAATATCTAATAGACGAGAACGATAAGGGCAATATAGGATACTTAACACCTTATGGTGACTTTGCTACTTTAGCAGGAGGTATAATAAGGTATCTAGATTGGCTAAAATTAGATGGTCCAATACTAATTAATTGGAAAAACAATACTATTCTAGAAGCTCTTAAGAGGAGTAATAAAAAAATTGGTTTCTTAGTATCTCCTACAGAAGTACTTAGAGCGTCAGAGGAATCTAGGATTAGATTATCAGAAAGTGGTATAGATTCAGATGCTATGATAATTCAAGGTAAAGTTGTTATTTTTGCCGATAATGTTGAAGAAATGAAGAAAAAGCTAGAGGTAATATTAAAATGA
- the rbsK gene encoding ribokinase, with protein MITVVGSYNRDIIIKVDEFPNSGETIFAKEILHSHGGKGSNQAVSASRLGSNVRLIAAVGDDDLGREAIKFWKEEKIDISKIKTKKNSKTGTAYILVNKRGDTMIIVNRGANFELSEEDIDDADGILLTQMEIREKVVKKALQSFNGLKILNPAPAIIKDISILNLVDILTPNEIEFKELTNADDIEYGLEILLKKVKMAVIITLGERGALIATKQKRILIPAPKVKPVDTTGAGDVFNAALAHYLEKNEDLETSVQFANKIASYSVTTFGAIGPRLEEVKKILEESENEK; from the coding sequence ATGATAACAGTAGTTGGAAGTTATAATAGAGATATTATAATAAAAGTTGACGAATTTCCAAATTCAGGTGAAACAATCTTCGCTAAAGAAATATTACATTCTCACGGAGGAAAAGGATCTAATCAAGCTGTTTCAGCATCAAGATTAGGTTCAAATGTTAGATTAATAGCAGCAGTAGGTGATGATGACCTAGGAAGAGAAGCAATAAAATTCTGGAAGGAGGAAAAGATAGATATTTCAAAGATTAAAACTAAAAAGAATTCTAAAACTGGAACCGCATACATTTTGGTAAATAAAAGAGGAGATACAATGATTATTGTAAATAGAGGTGCAAATTTTGAACTTTCTGAAGAAGATATAGACGATGCTGATGGAATACTATTAACTCAAATGGAAATAAGGGAAAAAGTAGTTAAAAAAGCGTTACAAAGTTTTAACGGTCTAAAAATATTAAATCCAGCTCCAGCAATAATTAAAGATATTTCAATTTTAAACTTAGTAGATATTTTAACGCCTAATGAAATAGAATTCAAAGAACTGACAAATGCTGATGATATAGAATATGGCTTGGAAATACTTTTAAAAAAGGTAAAGATGGCTGTTATTATTACTCTAGGAGAAAGAGGTGCTCTAATAGCTACTAAGCAGAAAAGGATTTTAATTCCAGCTCCTAAAGTCAAACCAGTTGATACTACTGGTGCAGGAGACGTGTTTAATGCAGCATTAGCTCATTATTTAGAGAAAAATGAAGATTTAGAGACAAGTGTTCAATTTGCAAATAAAATCGCATCATATTCTGTAACTACTTTTGGGGCTATCGGTCCAAGATTAGAAGAAGTTAAAAAAATTCTGGAGGAAAGCGAAAATGAAAAATAA
- a CDS encoding MBL fold metallo-hydrolase: MEITFLGTGSGSTFGSKRNKSSIMISTDQTKIILDMGNGSNSKIEDLGFPDIDAVFFTHLHIDHFNGIFDYLVQRKIRKIKDIKIFSPKGFKKIFDNYRELGNDITAEIIESDLPKAKIGNLEVYSVEACHKIYAVSYIIKDEKHKIIYSGDTREPCEGIIKESKDADLIIHEGTCIEGCEIYGHTTVKQLHEFFANKNLVITHIPAQIEDKIASASKNFIIAYDGLKINV; this comes from the coding sequence ATGGAAATAACTTTCTTAGGGACTGGATCTGGTTCAACTTTTGGCTCTAAAAGAAATAAATCATCAATAATGATTTCTACAGATCAAACAAAAATAATATTAGATATGGGAAATGGAAGTAATTCTAAGATTGAAGATTTAGGATTTCCAGATATCGATGCAGTATTTTTTACTCATCTTCATATAGATCATTTTAATGGAATATTTGATTATCTAGTTCAAAGAAAAATAAGAAAAATAAAAGATATAAAGATCTTTTCTCCTAAAGGATTTAAAAAAATTTTTGATAACTATAGAGAATTGGGAAATGATATAACAGCGGAAATAATAGAGAGTGATTTACCAAAAGCCAAAATTGGTAATTTGGAAGTTTATTCTGTAGAAGCATGCCATAAAATTTATGCTGTGAGTTATATTATAAAAGATGAAAAACACAAGATAATTTATTCTGGTGATACAAGAGAACCTTGTGAAGGTATAATAAAAGAAAGTAAAGATGCTGATTTAATTATTCATGAAGGAACTTGTATTGAAGGATGTGAAATATATGGACATACTACAGTCAAACAATTGCATGAATTTTTTGCTAATAAAAATCTTGTAATTACTCATATTCCTGCACAGATAGAAGATAAGATTGCTTCTGCTTCAAAAAACTTCATAATAGCATATGATGGGTTGAAAATTAATGTGTAG
- a CDS encoding class II glutamine amidotransferase, which translates to MCRIVAFSTQEELNLNVINALINSAKKDPFSIYLAHPDGWGFIIYVKKGRFWKDFYYRSPEPIYEDTQGIEILKSIKGEEIKGIIHVRKGNKKFLMGVSHNHPYYKRINQYEVYFAHNGSINRKAFSLTNPMLPYTDSYLFLEELSKIVDSSIEDAYKKLFNKVKEYSTSLNSALLYYSEGEGPKLLVGHYYVKNNRETNEEYYKMYAWNNYVFSSTVKYYLGKHDNELVYDSIINL; encoded by the coding sequence ATGTGTAGAATAGTTGCTTTTAGTACACAAGAAGAATTAAATTTGAATGTAATAAACGCATTAATAAATTCTGCAAAGAAGGATCCTTTTTCTATCTATTTAGCTCATCCAGACGGTTGGGGATTTATAATTTATGTAAAAAAGGGAAGATTCTGGAAAGACTTCTATTATAGATCACCAGAACCAATATATGAAGATACACAAGGAATAGAAATATTGAAGTCTATAAAGGGAGAAGAGATTAAAGGAATAATTCATGTGAGAAAAGGGAATAAAAAATTCTTAATGGGAGTTAGTCATAATCATCCTTATTATAAAAGGATTAATCAGTATGAAGTATATTTTGCTCATAATGGATCAATAAATCGTAAAGCGTTTTCGTTAACTAATCCTATGCTTCCTTACACTGACAGCTATTTATTCTTAGAAGAATTATCTAAAATTGTAGATAGTTCCATAGAAGATGCTTACAAGAAATTGTTCAATAAAGTAAAAGAATATTCTACAAGTTTGAACTCTGCACTGTTATACTATTCTGAAGGAGAAGGGCCAAAATTACTGGTGGGTCATTATTATGTTAAAAATAATAGAGAAACTAATGAAGAGTACTACAAGATGTACGCATGGAATAATTATGTATTTTCTTCTACAGTGAAATATTATTTAGGTAAGCATGATAATGAACTTGTATATGATAGTATAATTAATTTATAA
- a CDS encoding zinc ribbon domain-containing protein translates to MPQELVEAKILDYGKLSQIYSDILYQEKYRQALRKLGSDAPPSNLLKNVGPFSNMRLGPLDIVDCGDIVKIPKINVLVKVDEKKGKPLYAIVDFSNGIKVYLGFEIEQPIVGIDIGIRHLFTIVAIIDSGKLYKVKFIGDKKMVDVFSKFLGDSQGLIYINKIKERSKKPVTEAVEFLEEIKPRIIAIEDLRLYDEKVGKGLRAIQEILEQELFKRGMKVRRLDPRNTSKICSRCGYKKGEVLGSIFVCPSCGYKADRDFNAAYNIALKCYYTC, encoded by the coding sequence ATGCCACAAGAATTAGTTGAAGCTAAAATTTTAGATTATGGTAAATTGAGCCAAATATATAGTGATATTCTTTATCAAGAAAAATATAGACAAGCGTTGAGAAAATTAGGTAGTGATGCACCTCCTTCTAATCTTCTGAAAAATGTAGGGCCTTTTAGTAATATGCGATTGGGTCCTTTAGATATTGTAGACTGTGGTGATATCGTAAAAATTCCAAAAATTAATGTTTTGGTTAAAGTAGACGAAAAGAAGGGAAAACCATTATATGCTATAGTAGATTTTAGTAATGGAATAAAAGTATACTTAGGATTTGAAATAGAACAACCAATAGTAGGTATAGATATAGGAATAAGGCATTTATTTACAATAGTCGCGATAATAGATTCAGGTAAGCTATACAAAGTAAAATTCATAGGAGATAAAAAAATGGTAGATGTTTTTAGTAAATTTTTAGGAGACTCCCAAGGACTTATTTATATAAATAAAATTAAGGAAAGATCAAAGAAACCAGTAACAGAAGCAGTAGAATTCCTAGAAGAAATAAAACCAAGAATAATAGCTATAGAAGATTTACGTCTATACGACGAGAAAGTAGGAAAAGGATTAAGAGCAATCCAAGAAATTTTAGAACAAGAATTATTTAAAAGAGGAATGAAAGTTAGAAGATTAGACCCTAGAAATACTTCTAAGATATGCTCTAGATGTGGATACAAAAAAGGAGAGGTACTAGGTTCAATTTTCGTATGTCCTTCATGTGGATACAAGGCTGATAGAGACTTTAACGCTGCATATAATATAGCACTAAAATGTTATTATACATGCTAA
- a CDS encoding M24 family metallopeptidase, with the protein MTTNRIEKLRKKMKENEIDEVIIGTTSNMFYLTNFIEEQMERPLLFIINNEEEYFLAPKIYEEQLSKLGFNIITYGDGEDPYGKLRLKNQENIAIDDQLWSIFLINIIHRFSPKKLVVASSFLKELRMVKDNEEIDIMKKGIEIAEKSFLEFLNHIEEGKTECELAKTLENIFYNFGAEGVSFAPILTSGPNTSMPHLRCTDRKIKSGDVIIADFGIKYHGYSTDTTRVISLGKPSSEVLNIHNIVLEAQEKAENESKINMRGKEIDNLAREVISKKGFGKYFIHRTGHGIGIDVHEEPYISQDSETTIDERMTFTVEPGIYLPGKFGIRIENMVMMNKDGVKAFNKLSKDIYIV; encoded by the coding sequence ATGACTACAAATAGGATTGAAAAATTAAGGAAAAAGATGAAAGAGAATGAAATAGATGAAGTAATAATAGGAACTACTAGTAACATGTTCTATTTAACTAACTTTATTGAAGAACAAATGGAAAGACCATTACTCTTTATCATAAACAATGAAGAAGAATATTTTCTTGCGCCTAAAATTTATGAAGAACAACTATCAAAACTAGGGTTTAACATTATAACTTATGGAGATGGAGAAGATCCTTATGGTAAGCTTAGATTAAAAAATCAGGAAAATATAGCTATTGACGATCAGCTTTGGTCTATTTTTTTAATTAATATTATTCATAGATTTTCTCCAAAAAAGCTAGTTGTAGCTTCTTCCTTTTTAAAGGAATTAAGAATGGTAAAAGATAATGAAGAAATAGATATAATGAAGAAAGGAATAGAAATTGCAGAAAAGAGTTTCTTAGAATTTCTTAATCATATAGAAGAAGGAAAAACAGAATGTGAGCTAGCTAAAACTTTAGAAAACATATTTTACAATTTTGGTGCAGAAGGTGTGTCCTTTGCTCCAATTCTTACCTCTGGGCCTAATACTTCTATGCCCCATTTAAGGTGTACTGATAGAAAAATTAAAAGTGGAGATGTTATAATAGCAGATTTTGGCATAAAGTATCATGGATACTCTACAGATACTACAAGAGTTATATCACTAGGAAAACCATCATCGGAAGTTCTAAATATTCATAATATAGTTTTAGAGGCACAAGAAAAAGCAGAAAATGAGAGTAAAATAAATATGAGAGGAAAGGAAATTGACAATCTAGCTAGAGAAGTTATTAGTAAAAAGGGATTCGGAAAGTATTTTATACATAGGACAGGACATGGTATAGGAATAGATGTTCACGAAGAACCATATATTTCTCAAGATAGTGAAACTACTATAGATGAAAGAATGACTTTTACTGTAGAGCCAGGTATATATTTGCCTGGAAAATTCGGTATAAGAATTGAAAATATGGTAATGATGAATAAAGATGGTGTAAAAGCTTTCAATAAATTGAGTAAAGATATTTATATAGTATGA
- a CDS encoding PLP-dependent aminotransferase family protein, whose translation MVSRLGKEIEISPVELASQLAKTAKINLASGSPDPKMIPVKEIQNAYSEVLDELKEKSLFYPGAGGQKELVEEIEKDYLPLLNLDKSQEDITIVTSGAQHAMELLGKYFLENDVIAVENPTFIETFNALKLRSSVVLPVDIDNQGINTKELEEILKIVKIKLLYVIPNCHNPAGVNLEESRRKELVELAEKYNFYILEDDPYRPIAGCVPKPIKSFDKFDRVIYIGSFSKILAPGLRIGFIVGNKKIVEKVSLLEQLDFSTSTINQYVVARLLKNGIIKSRMQGLYEYYSRKMKILKDSLYDKGLREFNDPKCGFFLLLDLKKDSWKVFQNAISRGLSFVPASPFFLRGGETMARLSITMANEEEIKEGVNILKESVDHTI comes from the coding sequence ATGGTATCGAGGTTAGGAAAAGAAATAGAAATATCACCAGTAGAATTAGCTTCGCAATTAGCTAAAACAGCCAAAATTAATTTAGCTAGTGGATCTCCAGATCCTAAAATGATTCCAGTAAAAGAAATTCAAAATGCGTATTCAGAAGTTTTAGATGAATTGAAAGAAAAAAGTCTATTTTATCCAGGTGCTGGGGGTCAGAAGGAATTGGTTGAAGAAATAGAGAAAGATTATCTTCCACTTTTAAATTTAGATAAGAGCCAAGAAGACATAACAATAGTGACTAGTGGAGCTCAGCATGCAATGGAGCTCTTAGGAAAATATTTTCTTGAAAATGATGTCATTGCAGTAGAAAATCCAACATTTATTGAAACTTTTAATGCATTAAAATTAAGGTCATCTGTAGTACTTCCTGTAGATATAGACAATCAAGGTATAAATACAAAAGAGTTGGAAGAGATTCTAAAGATTGTTAAAATAAAGTTACTTTACGTTATACCCAACTGTCATAATCCTGCTGGAGTTAACTTAGAAGAAAGCAGGAGAAAAGAACTAGTAGAATTAGCTGAAAAATATAATTTTTATATTTTAGAAGATGATCCATATAGGCCTATAGCGGGATGCGTTCCAAAACCAATAAAATCCTTTGATAAATTTGATAGAGTAATTTATATAGGAAGTTTTAGTAAAATCTTGGCTCCAGGACTAAGAATAGGATTTATCGTAGGTAATAAAAAAATAGTAGAAAAAGTTTCATTACTTGAGCAATTAGATTTTTCCACATCTACTATAAATCAATACGTAGTAGCAAGGCTTTTAAAAAACGGAATAATAAAAAGTAGAATGCAAGGTTTATACGAATATTATTCTAGAAAGATGAAAATTTTAAAGGATAGCTTATATGATAAAGGTTTACGCGAATTCAACGATCCTAAATGCGGATTTTTCTTACTTCTTGATTTAAAGAAAGATAGCTGGAAAGTATTTCAGAATGCAATATCAAGAGGATTAAGTTTTGTTCCTGCATCTCCTTTCTTTTTAAGAGGAGGAGAAACAATGGCTAGATTAAGTATAACAATGGCAAACGAAGAAGAAATAAAAGAAGGAGTAAATATCTTAAAAGAATCAGTAGATCATACTATATAA
- a CDS encoding ornithine cyclodeaminase family protein, with product MAILIRENEISKVFTFKDAYEALREAFLLLDNKMAINTERVRTSFSGATLTYQAGAEQGYLGFKTYLKGNFISMLFNSSGELLLITEADRLSQIRTGALSVLASDYIKSDYSTVGVIGLGKQGLAQIEAFYELKKGITIIGYSRTKERIEKASKILNSEGISIKIADSYKSILASSDVITSITSSKDPFIKLDYIKKGTHLNLMGSNIPERVEAYPEVIKAASFIAVEDIDQVLKEAGDIILAKKMGMLDENKLIPFSSIISGKSKPKNENITIFKSTGIGLEDVAVMKRLYEKSKEMKIGIEIEVKGTWYRG from the coding sequence TTGGCCATATTAATCAGAGAAAACGAAATTTCAAAAGTATTCACATTTAAAGATGCATACGAAGCGTTAAGAGAAGCATTTTTACTTTTAGACAATAAAATGGCTATCAATACAGAAAGAGTTAGAACCTCGTTCTCTGGAGCGACACTAACATATCAAGCAGGAGCAGAACAAGGATATCTAGGCTTTAAAACATATCTTAAAGGAAATTTTATTTCAATGTTATTTAACTCTAGTGGAGAATTATTGCTTATAACAGAAGCTGATAGATTAAGTCAAATAAGAACAGGCGCATTATCTGTATTGGCATCGGATTACATCAAGTCAGATTATTCAACAGTAGGAGTAATTGGATTAGGAAAGCAAGGTTTAGCTCAAATAGAGGCTTTTTATGAATTAAAGAAAGGAATCACTATTATAGGATATAGTAGAACTAAAGAAAGAATAGAAAAAGCTTCTAAGATTCTTAATTCTGAAGGAATAAGCATTAAAATCGCTGATTCGTATAAGAGCATACTTGCATCTTCTGATGTCATAACTTCTATTACTTCATCAAAAGATCCTTTTATAAAACTAGATTATATTAAGAAAGGGACTCATCTTAACCTAATGGGATCTAATATACCTGAAAGAGTTGAAGCTTATCCTGAAGTAATAAAAGCAGCATCTTTCATTGCTGTAGAAGATATAGACCAAGTTTTGAAAGAAGCAGGAGACATAATTTTAGCCAAGAAAATGGGAATGCTAGACGAAAATAAATTAATTCCATTTTCATCAATTATTTCTGGAAAATCAAAACCAAAAAACGAAAATATAACTATCTTTAAGTCTACTGGAATAGGATTAGAAGATGTCGCAGTAATGAAACGTTTATATGAAAAATCCAAAGAAATGAAAATAGGAATTGAAATAGAGGTAAAGGGAACATGGTATCGAGGTTAG
- a CDS encoding HTH domain-containing protein, producing the protein MELTPRLQDVINLVKEKGQMSLKDLALELKVSPKTAKGYVRELSRLGFVEMDDNENIKLKTNNENNIESLEKIVQIHESEINALKKDLEELKEELLKLKRKNKLT; encoded by the coding sequence ATGGAATTAACGCCCAGATTACAAGATGTAATAAATCTTGTTAAAGAAAAGGGACAAATGAGCCTAAAAGACTTAGCTTTAGAATTAAAAGTTTCTCCTAAAACAGCAAAAGGATACGTAAGAGAATTATCTAGACTGGGTTTTGTAGAAATGGACGACAATGAAAATATAAAATTAAAAACTAATAATGAAAATAACATAGAATCACTAGAAAAAATTGTTCAAATTCATGAAAGTGAAATAAACGCGTTAAAAAAAGATTTAGAGGAATTGAAAGAAGAACTTTTAAAATTAAAAAGAAAGAATAAGTTAACGTGA
- a CDS encoding polyprenol monophosphomannose synthase: protein MADVQVKKVGIIIPTYNEKDNVTKLISEINKIFPATILVVDDNSPDGTGRVLKSLGLNNLMVEVRETEKGLGGAIRKGLSIAYDRDFDYVVTMDADLSHDPIYLPKLYKKAEEGYDLVIGSRYIKGGGIQNWPLKRKIISKGANTLFRLLLRSPLHDNTSNYRIYSRSAIKEALQCDSANGYEFQICTVFRILRANLRVSEVPIIFKDREVGKSKLSNREIIQWFKYLIKLYLSR from the coding sequence ATGGCAGATGTGCAAGTAAAAAAAGTAGGTATAATTATTCCTACATATAATGAAAAAGATAATGTAACGAAATTAATTTCAGAAATAAATAAGATATTTCCTGCAACTATACTAGTAGTTGATGATAATAGTCCAGATGGGACTGGACGTGTTTTGAAATCTCTTGGGCTAAATAATTTGATGGTTGAAGTAAGAGAAACAGAAAAAGGATTAGGAGGAGCAATAAGAAAAGGACTAAGTATAGCATATGACCGAGATTTTGATTATGTAGTTACAATGGATGCAGATCTAAGTCATGACCCAATTTACTTGCCTAAATTATATAAAAAAGCAGAGGAAGGGTATGATCTAGTAATAGGATCTAGATATATTAAAGGTGGGGGAATACAAAACTGGCCATTAAAACGAAAAATTATAAGCAAAGGAGCTAATACTTTGTTCAGACTTCTATTAAGATCTCCATTACATGATAATACTTCGAATTATAGAATTTATTCTAGATCAGCTATAAAAGAAGCTTTACAATGTGATTCAGCTAATGGCTATGAATTTCAAATATGTACTGTATTTAGAATTTTAAGAGCAAACTTACGAGTTTCTGAAGTTCCAATAATATTTAAAGATAGAGAAGTAGGTAAGAGTAAACTTTCAAATAGAGAAATAATTCAGTGGTTTAAATATTTAATTAAATTGTATCTATCACGTTAA
- a CDS encoding DUF1947 domain-containing protein: MQKHVLSKKDSLTLLEKIKEKYNISLNPEKIEIGKEKKATYYFLDGVLAFFGEDIVPTLCLFYKLNVSTSIFPLVKIDEGAVKAVLKGADLFVPGIKEYSCDCKGNEIIVVTTLQDKPIAVMKALISKQEAEENKKGKFAQNIHYLGDPIWQMCK, encoded by the coding sequence ATGCAGAAACATGTATTATCTAAGAAAGATTCCTTGACTTTGTTAGAAAAAATAAAGGAAAAGTATAATATTTCTCTGAATCCTGAGAAAATAGAAATAGGAAAAGAGAAGAAGGCAACTTATTATTTTTTAGATGGCGTTTTAGCTTTTTTCGGAGAAGATATTGTTCCTACTCTTTGTTTATTCTATAAACTCAATGTATCGACATCTATTTTTCCTTTAGTAAAGATAGATGAAGGAGCAGTAAAGGCTGTATTAAAGGGAGCAGATTTATTTGTGCCTGGAATAAAAGAATATTCTTGTGATTGTAAAGGAAATGAAATAATTGTTGTAACTACGTTACAAGATAAACCAATTGCAGTTATGAAAGCACTTATTAGTAAGCAGGAAGCAGAAGAAAATAAGAAGGGCAAATTCGCCCAAAATATCCATTACCTAGGAGATCCTATATGGCAGATGTGCAAGTAA